One Brassica napus cultivar Da-Ae chromosome C2, Da-Ae, whole genome shotgun sequence DNA window includes the following coding sequences:
- the LOC106396986 gene encoding NAC domain-containing protein 2-like (The RefSeq protein has 1 substitution compared to this genomic sequence) gives MVKAGADLQFPPGFRFHPTDEELVRMYLCRKCASQPIAAPIITELDLYRYDPWDLPDMALYGEKEWYFFSPRDRKYPNGSRPNRAAGTGYWKATGADKPIGRPKPVGIKKALVFYSGKPPRGEKTNWIMHEYRLADVDRSVRKGNSLRLDDWVLCRIYNKKGVIEKRRSEVANGHVMAPVMLNFDKPELIGGGSSCSDQRVVSPEFRCGAKTEPSRCSNALEVPFNYVDAIADNEIVSRLLGGNQIWSTLDPLVVRQRTF, from the exons ATGATGAAAGCAGGGGCTGATTTGCAATTTCCACCGGGATTTAGATTTCATCCGACGGACGAGGAGCTCGTCCGCATGTATCTCTGCCGTAAATGCGCGTCGCAGCCGATCGCTGCTCCTATCATCACTGAACTCGATTTGTATAGATATGATCCTTGGGACCTTCCCG ACATGGCTTTGTACGGAGAAAAGGAGTGGTATTTTTTCTCACCACGAGACCGGAAGTACCCAAATGGTTCAAGACCGAACCGGGCAGCTGGTACTGGCTATTGGAAAGCTACAGGTGCTGATAAACCGATCGGTCGTCCTAAACCTGTCGGTATAAAGAAGGCTCTAGTGTTTTATTCCGGAAAACCTCCAAGAGGAGAGAAAACCAATTGGATTATGCATGAATACCGGCTCGCAGACGTTGACCGGTCGGTTCGGAAGGGAAACAGTTTAAGG CTGGACGATTGGGTGTTGTGTCGTATATACAACAAGAAAGGTGTCATAGAGAAGCGACGGAGTGAGGTAGCGAACGGTCATGTGATGGCTCCGGTTATGTTAAACTTCGACAAACCGGAATTGATCGGCGGCGGGTCGAGCTGCTCGGACCAACGAGTGGTGTCTCCGGAGTTCAGGTGCGGGGCGAAGACCGAACCGAGTAGATGTAGCAACGCCCTCGAAGTTCCGTTTAATTACGTAGATGCCATCGCAGATAACGAGATTGTGTCGCGGCTATTGGGCGGGAACCAGATATGGTCGACGCTTGATCCACTTGTTGTTCGGCAGAGAACTTTCTAA